The following are encoded together in the Candida orthopsilosis Co 90-125, chromosome 5 draft sequence genome:
- a CDS encoding Pga62 adhesin-like cell wall protein — MQYSKLAVLSAAASTALAGYSNSTAPPTSTDTEIETTVITITSCKENSCTEVPVTTGVTTVTEVETTYTTWCPLPTTEKPTELPPSTGEPGPTETETEISTTIITITSCEEDKCTEVPITTGVTTVTEVETTYTTYCPLPEQPTEQPTGEKPTEQPTGEKPTEQPTGEKPTEQPTGEQPTTQPTGEQPTTQPTGEQPTGEQPTTQTTVAAESSTPAEESAAPTVSEISEAAGAVKSVSFVVGLLALGAALV, encoded by the coding sequence ATGCAATACTCCAAACTCGCTGTTTTATCCGCTGCCGCTAGTACTGCCTTAGCTGGTTACTCCAACTCAACTGCTCCACCAACTTCAACCGAtactgaaattgaaactacTGTCATTACAATTACTTCATGTAAAGAAAACTCATGTACAGAAGTCCCAGTTACCACTGGTGTCACCACTGTCACTGAAGTTGAAACTACATACACTACCTGGTGCCCATTGCCAACCACTGAAAAGCCAACCGAACTTCCACCATCTACTGGAGAACCAGGACCAACTGAAACTGAAACTGAAATTTCaaccaccatcatcaccattacTTCATGTGAAGAGGATAAATGTACCGAAGTTCCAATTACTACAGGTGTAACTACTGTTACTGAAGTTGAAACTACATACACCACCTATTGTCCTTTGCCAGAACAACCAACTGAACAACCAACCGGTGAAAAGCCAACTGAACAACCAACAGGTGAAAAGCCAACTGAACAACCAACCGGTGAAAAGCCAACTGAACAACCAACTGGTGAACAACCAACTACTCAACCAACCGGTGAACAACCAACCACTCAACCAACCGGCGAGCAACCAACCGGCGAACAACCAACCACTCAAACTACTGTTGCTGCTGAATCGTCTACTCCAGCTGAAGAATCAGCAGCACCAACCGTTTCTGAAATTTCTGAAGCTGCTGGTGCCGTCAAGTCTGtttcatttgttgttggattgtTGGCTTTGGGTGCTGCTTTGGTCTAA